One genomic region from Cucumis melo cultivar AY chromosome 9, USDA_Cmelo_AY_1.0, whole genome shotgun sequence encodes:
- the LOC127150805 gene encoding lectin-like gives MAGQSTHYVAYPRAASITWSDDTRYWSWAPADFCGYPIEEARLLQVSWLDCRWSMDSSSFKQDLWYNVSIEVMMANTASGWDIPLNLEIDMPDGSKQESQIVLAGKQPNVWFKIPLGKFIISGSVTSGILRFGFYNHGGHWKRGLIVRALSIQA, from the exons ATGGCAGGCCAAAGCACACACTATGTGGCATATCCAAGAGCTGCCTCAATAACATGGAGTGATGACACTCGATACTGGAGTTGGGCCCCCGCGGATTTTTGCGG CTACCCAATTGAAGAAGCCCGACTTTTGCAAGTATCTTGGCTCGATTGTCGTTGGAGCATGGATTCATCTAGTTTCAAACAAGATCTTTGGTACAATGTAAGCATTGAAGTAATGATGGCAAACACCGCGTCTGGATGGGATATTCCACTTAACCTTGAAATCGATATGCCAGATGGGAGTAAGCAAGAGTCTCAAATAGTATTGGCGGGCAAACAACCAAATGTGTGGTTCAAGATTCCATTAGGTAAATTCATAATAAGTGGTTCTGTGACTAGTGGGATACTTCGATTTGGTTTCTACAATCATGGAGGGCATTGGAAAAGAGGGTTAATCGTGAGAGCTCTTTCCATTCAAGCATAA
- the LOC127150851 gene encoding uncharacterized protein LOC127150851, translating to MRQKDLEFKVGDKVFLKVALMKVYDVFHVSMLRNYVSNPSHVVDYEPLEIDENLSYVEQPVEIFAREVRTLRNRRIPLVKVLSRNYKVEEATWEREDDMRAHYPELFEEIVK from the exons ATGAGACAGAAAGATCTTGAGTTTAAGGTGGGAgacaaagtgttcttgaaagtagcGCTTATGAAAG TTTATGacgtgttccatgtttctatgttgagaaACTATGTGTCAAATCCGTCTcacgtagtggattacgagccattagagattgatgaaaatttaAGCTATGTAGAGCAACCAGTTGAGATTTTTGCTAGAGAGGTAAGGACGTTGAGAAATAGAAGAATTCctttagttaaagtcttatCTCGGAATTACAAAGtcgaagaggctacatgggagagGGAAGACGACATGAGAGCTCATTACCCAGAGTTGTTCGAAGAGATTGTAAAATAA